From the genome of Gammaproteobacteria bacterium, one region includes:
- a CDS encoding (d)CMP kinase, whose amino-acid sequence MNHPPVITIDGPSGVGKGTMATMLANTLGWHFLDSGALYRLLALKITLVGCSGPRLLESATLVHDAKNLSIYFQNHRCYLDGQDVTEAIRQEEVGLLASQISAIPEVRQALLERQRAFAQVPGLVTDGRDMGSVVFPNADVKFYLDASPEIRAQRRVQQLKASGISVKFGDLLEDMQKRDRQDKSRLVAPLVVPKGAIEIDTGLLSKEQVFEKILSEVKSRLRSNGGV is encoded by the coding sequence GTGAATCATCCTCCAGTCATCACCATCGACGGCCCTAGCGGTGTCGGAAAAGGCACTATGGCGACAATGTTAGCCAATACCTTGGGTTGGCATTTTCTCGATAGTGGGGCGCTTTATAGGCTGTTGGCTTTAAAAATCACCCTCGTAGGGTGCAGTGGCCCTCGACTTCTGGAATCCGCGACGTTGGTGCATGATGCCAAAAACCTCAGTATTTACTTTCAAAATCATCGTTGCTACCTGGATGGCCAAGATGTCACAGAAGCGATTCGCCAAGAAGAGGTTGGACTATTGGCTTCTCAGATTTCTGCTATTCCTGAGGTTCGTCAAGCTTTATTAGAAAGGCAGCGAGCGTTCGCCCAAGTGCCGGGGTTGGTGACAGATGGTCGAGATATGGGCAGCGTGGTGTTTCCTAATGCTGACGTGAAATTTTATTTAGATGCGAGCCCAGAAATACGCGCGCAGCGGCGTGTGCAACAGTTGAAAGCTAGTGGTATAAGTGTTAAATTCGGCGATCTTCTTGAAGATATGCAGAAGCGTGATAGGCAAGATAAGTCTCGCCTGGTAGCGCCGCTGGTAGTTCCAAAAGGAGCGATAGAGATTGATACCGGGCTTCTTAGTAAAGAGCAAGTGTTTGAAAAAATACTGAGTGAAGTGAAAAGTCGTTTGAGATCTAACGGTGGTGTTTAG
- a CDS encoding prevent-host-death protein, producing the protein MNILPAQEIKRRGLAAIDNIISDGPVHIFKNNSPHYVIITEGRYKEFLELEKTSYMERLKLSLQDVEKGNVHHFKNASELLKMIDQ; encoded by the coding sequence ATGAACATTCTTCCCGCTCAAGAAATAAAGCGTCGAGGCCTGGCAGCAATTGACAACATCATTAGTGATGGACCTGTGCATATCTTCAAAAATAACTCCCCCCATTATGTCATCATCACTGAGGGGCGCTATAAAGAATTTTTGGAACTTGAAAAAACGTCATACATGGAACGCCTCAAGTTATCATTGCAAGATGTTGAAAAAGGAAATGTTCATCATTTTAAAAATGCTAGCGAATTACTAAAAATGATTGATCAATAA
- a CDS encoding type II toxin-antitoxin system YoeB family toxin, producing MYRITTSDYFIKHSKKFFQKHPDLKEKFLALIDDLAADPFQPHLKLHPLKGKLNGLYAVRLTFSFRITLTLQLTEQSVILLDIGSHDEVY from the coding sequence ATGTATCGCATTACTACTTCAGATTATTTTATCAAACACAGCAAGAAATTTTTTCAAAAGCACCCTGATTTGAAAGAAAAATTTCTTGCACTTATCGATGATTTGGCAGCAGATCCTTTTCAACCGCATTTAAAACTACATCCCCTCAAAGGAAAATTAAATGGTCTATATGCTGTGAGGTTAACTTTTAGCTTTCGTATTACATTAACCCTGCAGCTGACTGAACAAAGCGTCATTTTATTAGATATCGGTAGCCATGATGAGGTTTACTGA